The proteins below come from a single Acidobacteriota bacterium genomic window:
- a CDS encoding HDIG domain-containing protein has product MQPLSFDNLKLFKGSDIQPRKPNGTAPPRANFWLRIVKSPFFAMFFFVLTVALLLAYVPSRALKVLEPGEIADTDIVAPANLTLDDQETTEKRRLEAEQSVLPVYIQDPNVFLNIENAVRLFFSTGRDELEKPEKERSPGNLQSEIQNKTGLEIPRRDIELLLRLGFPAEIEDSLVNLLGKVLSRGIILSKTLFIQDESERGFTILRPPRSETTIRVPDILDMKESREILAAEIDDLELPERSRTLLKTLTGVFLSANITYNRLETEARRKRARDAVETVFYTIKRGKVIIRKGDEATPDAIKQIVLINRQIAGAPSWLANFSGTFLLTALLFVALWYYLKSLGRRREAFRNFLMMGLLLILSLLVSKMSLFLAGSFSERAGIAFLADARTYRFAFPLQFGTLIFAFLTSSQVALVYTILNSLMTGTLLGAEFYPMLFCFIGGLAAIYGVKYYQRKHRTSVLRTGLFLIGPINTFVILTIHLIQRPSGVSSFLASDLFFGLLGGLFSAGLAFVLLPILESLFSIVTSTRLLDLTNSDLPIFRRMAIAAPGTYHHSLIVATIAEKAAEEIRLDPMLVKAGALYHDIGKLKMPEYFIENKTLDSDAHRDLTPAMSTLVIVNHVKEGAEMGRRLKLPWKVREIIEQHHGNSLVRYFFQKAKEQYNPGDHKINEESFRYPGRPPRSKEAALVMIADSVEAAARSLKLPKRETLKNVITDIINAYLQDGQLDDCDFSLRELRTVASSLQSILFAVYHPRVSYPGFDFEKKNDHRRQPSA; this is encoded by the coding sequence ACCGGCCAATCTGACCCTCGATGACCAGGAAACAACCGAGAAACGCCGTTTGGAAGCCGAGCAATCCGTCCTGCCCGTTTACATTCAGGATCCCAATGTCTTTCTCAACATCGAAAACGCCGTACGGCTGTTTTTTTCCACGGGCCGGGACGAGCTGGAAAAGCCGGAGAAGGAAAGGAGTCCGGGCAACCTGCAATCCGAGATTCAGAATAAAACCGGCCTCGAAATTCCCCGCCGGGACATCGAACTCCTGCTGAGACTCGGGTTTCCCGCCGAGATCGAGGACAGCCTGGTCAATCTCCTCGGCAAAGTCCTGTCCCGCGGAATCATCCTGTCGAAAACCCTTTTCATCCAGGATGAGTCCGAACGGGGCTTCACGATCCTCCGACCTCCCCGGAGCGAAACCACGATTCGCGTTCCGGACATCCTGGACATGAAAGAAAGCCGGGAAATCCTGGCCGCTGAAATCGACGATCTGGAACTTCCCGAAAGATCCCGCACTCTCCTGAAAACGCTGACCGGAGTTTTCCTCTCGGCGAACATCACCTACAACCGCCTGGAGACCGAAGCCCGGAGGAAACGGGCCAGGGACGCCGTCGAAACCGTTTTCTACACCATCAAAAGAGGCAAGGTCATCATCCGCAAAGGCGACGAGGCCACGCCCGACGCCATCAAACAGATCGTTCTCATCAACAGACAGATCGCCGGTGCGCCGAGCTGGCTGGCGAATTTTTCAGGGACATTTCTTCTCACCGCGCTCCTGTTCGTCGCTCTTTGGTATTACCTGAAATCCCTGGGCCGGCGCCGGGAGGCTTTCCGGAACTTCCTGATGATGGGTCTTCTGCTTATTCTCAGTCTCCTTGTCTCGAAAATGTCCCTGTTTCTGGCCGGTTCCTTCAGCGAACGGGCCGGAATCGCCTTTCTTGCCGACGCGAGAACCTATCGCTTCGCCTTTCCCCTCCAATTCGGCACGCTGATCTTCGCTTTTCTGACATCGAGTCAAGTCGCCCTTGTCTATACCATTTTGAACAGCCTGATGACGGGCACTCTGCTGGGCGCCGAGTTCTACCCGATGCTGTTCTGTTTCATCGGAGGCCTGGCGGCGATTTACGGCGTGAAGTATTACCAGCGCAAACACCGCACGTCGGTTCTTCGGACCGGATTGTTTCTCATCGGACCGATCAACACCTTCGTCATCCTGACCATTCATCTCATCCAGAGGCCGAGCGGGGTGTCTTCCTTTCTCGCCTCCGATCTCTTTTTCGGACTTCTGGGCGGGTTGTTCAGCGCCGGTCTGGCCTTCGTGCTTCTTCCCATCCTGGAGAGTCTCTTCAGCATCGTCACGTCCACACGGCTTCTCGATCTCACCAACTCGGATCTTCCCATTTTCCGCCGCATGGCCATCGCCGCCCCGGGCACCTATCATCACTCCCTGATCGTGGCCACGATCGCCGAAAAAGCCGCTGAGGAAATCCGGCTCGATCCGATGCTGGTCAAGGCCGGAGCGCTCTATCACGACATCGGAAAGCTCAAAATGCCCGAGTACTTCATCGAGAACAAGACCCTGGATTCCGACGCTCACAGGGACTTGACGCCGGCCATGAGCACGTTGGTCATCGTCAACCATGTCAAGGAAGGCGCGGAGATGGGCCGCCGGCTCAAACTTCCCTGGAAGGTCCGGGAAATCATCGAACAGCATCACGGGAATTCCCTGGTCCGCTATTTCTTCCAGAAAGCCAAGGAACAGTACAACCCCGGCGATCACAAGATCAACGAAGAAAGCTTCCGCTATCCGGGACGGCCGCCGCGAAGCAAGGAAGCGGCTTTGGTCATGATCGCCGATTCCGTGGAAGCCGCGGCGCGAAGCCTGAAGCTTCCCAAGAGGGAAACTCTGAAGAACGTCATCACGGACATCATCAACGCCTATCTTCAGGACGGACAGCTCGACGATTGTGACTTTTCGCTGCGGGAGCTGAGGACCGTCGCCTCCTCCCTTCAATCCATCCTGTTCGCGGTTTACCACCCCCGGGTGAGCTATCCCGGGTTCGACTTCGAAAAGAAAAATGATCACCGTCGTCAACCGTCAGCGTAA
- the ybeY gene encoding rRNA maturation RNase YbeY, with the protein MITVVNRQRKHKPKPAVLGRLLERLCRHYGHEESDVTLVLAGDRAVRTLNRQYRRLDRTTDVLSFPIKEKSAEGRHYLGDLIIAVPTAFRQARIRGHSLDRELRTLVIHGFLHLVGFDHEKRPGDRHEETEALRLFLEEET; encoded by the coding sequence ATGATCACCGTCGTCAACCGTCAGCGTAAGCATAAACCGAAGCCGGCCGTCCTTGGCCGCCTCCTGGAACGGTTATGCCGCCATTACGGGCATGAGGAATCCGACGTCACACTTGTCCTGGCCGGAGACCGGGCCGTACGGACTCTCAATCGGCAATACCGGAGGCTGGACCGGACCACCGATGTTCTGAGCTTTCCGATCAAGGAGAAGAGCGCCGAAGGGCGCCATTATCTGGGCGATCTCATCATCGCCGTCCCCACGGCTTTCCGCCAAGCCCGGATCCGCGGCCACAGCCTGGATCGCGAACTCCGCACTCTGGTCATTCACGGCTTTCTGCATCTTGTCGGGTTCGATCACGAAAAACGCCCGGGCGACCGCCATGAGGAGACCGAGGCCCTCCGCCTTTTTCTTGAGGAAGAGACATGA
- a CDS encoding hemolysin family protein has product MSDPAVFFAGMALTVLAVFFFSLFHFTLGSYSKISLSRFLEEKDKGFRQMVIDRFEETRIAVEWLRTIVIIAFLVYLFAMFPQFRFRPLWLFMLSLGIYAVFFDVLPRAIASLGKHALLKMFLPAFGLVRMMGAPVLALIRPAAAWDDRNERDEERETTDGEIQTFIDEAREQGIIEQDEDGLLRNVVEFGDTIVREIMTPRLDMVCIRVDATIDNLKDIIIREKYSRIPVFRDRLDNIEGIVIAKDLLGYLDEKHKTQSIKPLIRPVSFVTESMDVADLLEEFQKSKQYMAMVVDEHGGVSGLVTMEDVVEEIIGEIQDEYDVEEAQIRENGPLDFTVTGEVEVEELEELFDEDLAEDDFISVGGLVVHALGRFPKKGEILRIKGLAVEVLDVDDRKVRKLRIRRAAAPERRES; this is encoded by the coding sequence ATGAGCGATCCCGCCGTTTTCTTCGCCGGCATGGCTCTGACCGTCCTGGCGGTTTTCTTTTTCTCGCTTTTTCACTTCACCCTCGGATCCTATTCCAAAATTTCCCTGAGCCGGTTCCTTGAGGAGAAAGACAAGGGATTCCGTCAGATGGTCATCGATCGTTTCGAGGAAACCCGGATCGCCGTCGAATGGCTGAGAACGATTGTCATCATCGCCTTCCTTGTCTATCTCTTCGCGATGTTCCCGCAGTTCCGTTTCCGGCCCTTGTGGCTGTTTATGCTTTCTCTGGGAATCTACGCGGTGTTTTTCGACGTCCTTCCCCGGGCGATCGCGTCCCTGGGGAAACACGCCCTTCTGAAAATGTTTCTGCCGGCCTTCGGGCTTGTTCGGATGATGGGCGCTCCGGTTCTGGCCCTGATCCGGCCGGCGGCGGCATGGGACGACCGGAACGAACGGGATGAGGAACGGGAAACCACGGACGGCGAAATCCAGACCTTCATCGACGAAGCCCGGGAACAGGGGATCATCGAACAGGACGAGGACGGCCTGCTGAGAAATGTCGTCGAGTTCGGCGACACCATTGTCCGCGAGATCATGACCCCCCGGCTGGACATGGTCTGCATCCGTGTCGACGCGACCATCGACAATCTCAAGGACATCATCATTCGGGAAAAATATTCCCGAATTCCCGTCTTCAGGGACCGGCTGGACAACATCGAAGGCATTGTCATCGCCAAGGACCTGCTGGGATACCTCGACGAAAAACACAAGACCCAATCCATCAAGCCGCTGATCCGTCCGGTCAGCTTTGTCACCGAGTCCATGGATGTCGCCGATCTTCTCGAGGAATTCCAGAAATCCAAACAGTACATGGCCATGGTCGTGGACGAACACGGCGGCGTCAGCGGTCTGGTCACCATGGAGGACGTGGTCGAAGAAATCATCGGTGAAATCCAGGACGAGTATGACGTGGAGGAAGCCCAGATCCGGGAAAACGGCCCGTTGGATTTCACGGTGACGGGAGAGGTGGAGGTCGAGGAACTCGAGGAACTGTTCGATGAAGACCTGGCCGAGGACGACTTCATTTCCGTAGGAGGGCTCGTCGTCCACGCCCTGGGCCGGTTTCCGAAAAAAGGCGAGATCCTCCGCATCAAGGGCCTCGCCGTCGAAGTTCTGGATGTCGACGACCGCAAGGTCCGCAAGCTGAGAATCCGCAGGGCCGCCGCGCCTGAAAGACGTGAATCATGA